Proteins encoded by one window of Elaeis guineensis isolate ETL-2024a chromosome 12, EG11, whole genome shotgun sequence:
- the LOC105054768 gene encoding protein EXORDIUM-like 3 — translation MSSPAVLWLLLLLAPVATVVAWRPWPHTVLNATNITGNGGRPTTDIGVSKKYEGSSEFVHLMYHMGPVLTTNITIYPIWYGAWTQSQKQILRTFLRSISPANPAAVPSPSVAGWWRTVQLYTDQTGANVSRTVIVGAEKNDRRYSRGKSLTRLSIQSVIGDAITARTRPLPVNPRGGLYLVLTSTDVAVQDFCGQVCGFHYFTFPSIVGYTLPYAWIGNSAAKCPGVCAYPFAVPAYVPGARSAGRPPNGDVGVDGMVSVVAHELAELASNPLVNAWYAGSDPSFPTEIADLCEGIYGTGGGGAYTGQLLVDNSGAAYNVNGVSGRKFLVQWIWNPILNYCSGPNALDQ, via the coding sequence ATGAGCTCACCGGCCGTTCTTTGGCTTTTGCTGCTCCTCGCGCCGGTGGCGACGGTGGTGGCGTGGAGGCCGTGGCCGCACACTGTGCTGAATGCCACCAACATCACCGGAAATGGAGGTCGGCCAACGACGGATATCGGGGTGTCGAAGAAGTACGAGGGCTCGTCGGAGTTCGTCCACCTAATGTACCATATGGGCCCCGTCCTCACCACCAACATCACCATCTACCCCATCTGGTACGGCGCCTGGACCCAATCCCAGAAGCAAATCCTCCGCACCTTCCTCCGCTCCATCTCTCCGGCAAACCCTGCCGCCGTCCCCTCCCCCTCCGTCGCCGGCTGGTGGCGCACCGTCCAGCTCTACACCGACCAGACCGGCGCCAACGTCTCCCGCACTGTCATCGTCGGCGCCGAGAAGAACGACCGCCGCTACTCCCGCGGCAAATCCCTCACCCGCCTCTCCATCCAGTCTGTCATCGGCGACGCCATCACCGCCCGGACCCGTCCCCTCCCCGTCAACCCCCGTGGAGGCCTCTACCTTGTCCTCACCTCCACCGACGTCGCTGTCCAGGACTTCTGCGGCCAGGTCTGCGGCTTCCACTACTTTACCTTCCCATCCATCGTGGGCTACACCCTCCCCTACGCGTGGATCGGCAACTCCGCCGCGAAATGCCCGGGGGTCTGCGCCTACCCCTTCGCCGTGCCAGCCTACGTCCCTGGAGCCCGGTCGGCGGGCCGGCCGCCGAATGGGGACGTGGGGGTGGATGGGATGGTGAGCGTGGTGGCGCACGAGCTGGCGGAGCTGGCGTCGAACCCACTGGTGAACGCATGGTACGCCGGCAGCGACCCGAGCTTCCCGACGGAGATCGCCGACCTCTGCGAGGGGATCTACGGGACCGGCGGCGGCGGGGCGTACACCGGGCAGCTCCTGGTGGATAACAGCGGCGCGGCGTACAACGTGAACGGCGTCAGCGGGAGGAAGTTCTTGGTGCAGTGGATCTGGAATCCTATCCTCAACTACTGTTCCGGCCCCAATGCCCTCGACCAATAA